In Candidatus Omnitrophota bacterium, the DNA window ACCAGGCGCGCCGATCGCGAATGGGAAACGGCAGCAGCTCCATCGCCAGATCGAATGGGATCCAGAAATAGAAGGGTGAGCGGATGAACTTGGTCTCCTGGATGCGCTCATACCCGTCCTTGCGAAGGATCAGCCGATGCGAACCGTACCAGATGAAGTCATACGTCACCGGGCTTTCCCCTTTCAACTCATCGTTGACATAGACCATGGCGCCTGGCGGCTCGGTGGTGATTGTCAGCGACCGGCGGATGCAGCCTGACGACAGGATCCCGCACAAGACAAGCGATATCAGATATCGAATTCGATATCTGATATCGATCTGGCTCATAGCCCCACCCGTTTGAAGATCAGGTTGACATAGCGCAAATGCCGGCGAGGATCGAGGCATCGACGAATCTCCGCTGAGGAAAGCCGACGACGAATCTGAGGATCCTTGGCTAAGGCGTCTACGAAATTGTCTCCATCGCGCCACGCGGCCAGGGCGTTGCGCTGCACGAGCTCATACGCCGGCTGGCGCGAGAGCCCCTTGCGCATCAAGGCCAGCAGCACTTGGCCGGAATAGACGACCCCGCGCGTGCTCTGCAGATTTTCGCGCATCCGATCTGGGTGCACGACCAGCCCGTCGATCACCTTGGTCA includes these proteins:
- a CDS encoding PEGA domain-containing protein, yielding MSQIDIRYRIRYLISLVLCGILSSGCIRRSLTITTEPPGAMVYVNDELKGESPVTYDFIWYGSHRLILRKDGYERIQETKFIRSPFYFWIPFDLAMELLPFPIRDRRAWSYTLNPLPTMATPIPPSELPQEPSDDQTR